The sequence TGGGCTGCCAGCTTGGCATGCAACTCCTGAAAttaaacacaacacagagagagaaagctgacatgaaaaggtttgtAAACACAGAGACCGagcacattattattatgaagcaCAGCCATGCTACTGAACCCTTAATGAAAGTAAAACTGGTAATAAGCTGTACAGATGCCTCTGCTccatattcattatttttgatgTGAACAGATACAGTGCCTATAAAGGTTAAAGAGCAGAGCATTGGCTTTAATTTGAAGGCTTTTATAGCCATAGTGGAAACTCTGACTATTGGAGGGACCCAACATGTGGTCTTCCACCTATGGACTGGTGTCACAAAAACATCATGAACATCAAAACCTCTGCTTTTAAAATTCACATTTCTTGACCTTTCAACACAAAATCTTTAACAATCCGATATGGACTTTTAACAATGGAATACACACTTGGTGCATTTATTTAATTGATGCAAAAGTGATTTCATTAGATGTTCAAGTTCATTGCATATTGACACCAAAAAACACTATTGGCAGATACATTTGTAATTGACAAATATATTCCCCAATTATTGAGAATTATTGTCTAGGTCTACCAGAGATTAACATTTATGTCTACAACTGGAATAAtttgcacagctctgtgtgtagTATCCAAAATTACCTTTTTCCCTCAGCTGCAAACGGCTGTTAATCAAAAAAATTCAGTCAAGAAATAATTCCAAGATTCCAGGAATAATTCCAATAATGCCAAGAATAATgtttactggccaaaataattaatatatatttttcacagaaatatgtcaccctacccAATTTCAAAGCTATTTTGCACATAGAATCAGGTGTTTTGTAATTCATCGTAGCTGTATATAAAAGAGGCATTCAAatgacccttattgatttatccggcaaaaacaaattttacCGGCATTTGGTGGTTTGTGGGTGTTAATTTCGgaccctgtctgtgtgtgccatgcgtgtgtgtgtgtgtgtttatgcatgtgtaaaGCTGAACCTCTACAGCAGAGAAAGCCAATCAACAGCAACACTAACctgctgtttctttgtttgttccCTAAGGAGGGCGCCCGACTCTTCCAGAGACAGAAGCTGGGCTGGGCTATGCTGGAGGGGAGGGAGTTTGGCTGCAGTGATGTCATCCAGGTGCTTCCTGTCCCGCTCCTTCCTGGCTAGTGTGGAGAGCGGTGATGCACCTCCAGGAGACTGGCTGGGTGACAGGGATCCTGATGGAGAGCTGTCACTTCTGGGTGGCAGCCTGGAAACAGAGATGCTACGTGAGAAGATTTCAGTTCCCATCAACCGAATGATCAGCAGTATGCAAACAGCAGAACCATCACTGCATCAATGACATGGCATGTTAATGAATGACATCTACATAATTTGaatcatgtttttctttatcGTAAATAGTCCACACAAGCAATCTTTATCAAACCCATCCTACTCACTGATTTAGtttgaatttttgtttcctggtGGCTGAAatcttctctgttttttccagGACCTCTATGTAGTGAGGCTTTTTTGGTGTCTGCTTTCCAAGAAAGAAATTGTCTGTTGCAGTGCTGTTTGATGGGTCTTTGGCCTCTCGACTGAAACCAGTACTAGCGGTTTCAGACAGTCTGACCCTTTCCAAGGCCTCCGCAAGGTCGCTCTCTTTTGTCTCGTCAGAGTTCAGAGAGGCCCCAGCAGAAACCGTCTCCATGGTTTCACCAGCAGCCGCTCTGGAGACAAACTGGCCTTGTTGCTTGTTGTTTTGCACATGAGCTGAGACAGGTGAGGTCTCCTTCTCTTGGACCATATCGACTGCAGCAGCATCTCCTTTCCTATTTTGGTGCGAGGTTCCCGGTGTGTCGTGGACTGCAGGTTGTCGTGAAGTGAAAGCCTGCTGGTACTTGGACTGTAACTCGCTCCTGGCACAAGACAGCATgctttgtcttctctcttcttcatcgTGGTGTGCGATAGCGAGGCGAACTGTCTTTGCAAAATCTAATATCTTTTTCCCTTTGTCTGGAAGACTCTGTAAGAACCTCCTGCAAATAACACATAATCTTGTTATTTCACATTACAAAGTAATATTCAAAGCAATCTAGGTATTCAAGATATTGTGGCTTACACATTGTCATTACAATTCACAGTATATATTTGCCACATGTGGTACAGGGCTGTAGGCAAATTAATTTGAGAGAATAAGACAACTGTCACAGGTGTGTTCATGTTGTCTGAAGTGTAATGAAAAACAGGCGGATGAGGACCTATATAAAGATCCAGAGGACTCAAGATAAGGTTTATGTGAGTATTTTTGTGAGTCAAAATAACAGCATGTTcaataacagctgttttagtcAATATACAGAAAATTCCTCTAACATTCACCAAACATGTTAGACGTGTCATTATGCTTTTTACAATACCGCTTTTGTTGATCAGATCAACGGACAACCAGCTTTTGTGTTCATTTGTAGATGCTGTAGCATCTGTCAGTTGGTAAACTGACAGATGACAGAAATCTGAAAATCTCTATAAGACACGCAACTTCAGACATTTGGTGGAGGAATGACAGACATGCTCAAAGTTATAAACAGTGCTTGCTTTCAGGAAATAACATGTTTGTGTGCTGTAGCCCCAAATAAGACAATATAATAACATAAACAGAAACAGGCGAGTCTCACTTGTTAGCTTACTtattctattgtgaaaatgtgacttttatatttctgtgccagagacctgtcacTGTTTCAATTCCTTGGCCGCCGTtgatagaggttgataaaagtcataatGCCCTTTTAAAGAAACATGTTCTGAAAGAACAATGCCTATCcagtcattttccattttccattacaGGCCTCTCAAGCAAATTTTACTGGCTGATGTGATCACTGTAATGTAATAATCAAATGGACAAAAACATCTCCCATCCTCATAGTGGGGATGACTGTAAAAAGGCAGAATGACTTTCTACTTGTCTACTTTGTTAAGTGCTCACATGTCTGATGTTGACTATCAATGTGGAGGCATCAATGCCACTTTTTccaatacacacatatgcagagtAGATATCAGATACATTGCCTTCGTTGAAAAGTACAGACTTAAATCAATTGTTTGGGATCATATGACAAAAATTGTATCATGTGTTTTTTCTATCAGTTCATCATTTTAAGACAGTTGGACAAGATATTTCTCCATGAACACCGATGGAAATTCAGGCAGCTAAAAAGAAAGTCCTCTAGAGAGAAGCATGTTGGACTTATTATCTGGTAATAGCAGCAAACCCACACCTTTTACTGGTCATGTATTGTTGATGTCTGATTTTTGAATAGAATTTTAGATTTTGCACTGCTTTAGCCTGTTTTTGAATGAGATACATCAAGCTTCCTCACATACAGTAATTTTCCAGTAATGCCAATAAACTGACAAGTGAGAACTGTTGGTTCCTGTTGACCAGTATGGGGCTACAACACCCAAATACACTTTTCTGGAACTTTAGACTATAGGGTTGAGCATGTCAATCATTATGTAGTgcattgacaaaaaaaatcaccatgTTAAGACAATATTAATAGTTACTTATAGCCTAGATATCTTTCCAGAAATCTAACTGCTGTTTGTCCAGTATAAACCAAACCATTTGCTCAGTTAATCCGGGGTTAGTTTTGTAATACACCTAATGGTCATGGTAGGGTGATGGGGGCTAGATGCTGATTCCATTTATATCTTACCACGTTACAGATGACTACTAACTTGAGAGGGGCTGAGAATCAACACTTAAAAATTAGCAGCAATAACGGGGAGGTGGGGCAGAAATAACGCGCTTGGATATGGGTTTCTCCCCGACAATGTGGACGACACATGGTGATTAGAGCAGTAATACATAGGTAATACATTACTCTGATGGGCAACATTGCCAAGAAGTTGCGTTAACATTAGTTGCTTAACGTTAAATCACAATTCAACAGACCTCATTACAATTACGGTATTCAAATTTTGCAGTATAACGTTACCGAGGTTACCGTGATTATCAGTAACGTCTCTTCTGTCCATACACGCACATGTAACAGTGCTTGTTTATCGttacaacattttcaaaatctatGACAGCCATTTTGGGTGTACTGAAGGAAGTTCTTCTGCTCCTTGTGGTACACCAGGAAGTGCCACATCCTGACATTTCTGAACTTACTTGTTGGATAATATCTTTTCCTGTCGCTGAAGTATTTCAGTGAGCTCTTCTTTACTCTTGCATCTCAGGTCGCCCACTTGTCCCTGGCGCTCTGTCCACGGCGAGGACATAACGGTTAGCTAACGACAGCTATTAGCTACAGCCATTTAACTAAACAGGACAGCCCGAAACATAAGCTAAGCTTTTTTAATCAGCATAAAAAACACTGGTTATAAGTTAACTGACTCATAAATACCGTCAGTTAACTGACTCTTTAGAGTAGAGAGCTTAACAACAAACCTACGAAAGTGCCAGGTTCACTAAACAGCCAACAACAGTTCAAAGAAGTAGAATTCTTCTTCTATTGCGGAAACAGGCATGAGAGGTGAAGCTCTACCGCCACCTAACgtacaggacagtacagtacactagCAGACTGTACTTTATTATAACGAATAATATTGCTTGCTGTACATTTGAAGTTCTATCCTTATAATCCTGTATTCTGCTCTATCTTTATCCCCATTCCACCCATTCATTAAATCTATTACACTGCACATTCATTCAGATCTTACTGTCAATATCTGAAGACCTTCTCTTACAACTTAGTGAAATAAACAAATCTCCCCACAGCATCTATACCCATCTCTTGCCTCATTGGTATTCTCTGTATCCCCACTGCACAGTTTATAActattgaaataaaaacaataactatTGCTTTATTTGGATAGGCACGTGTTCAGTATCAGAAACAAGGTTAATGGCAAGGTACATTTACCAAGACGCTGCTAGGAGTTTGCCTGGTGAGTAAGTTTACATGactgaaatgcaataaaatataCACAGCCATGCAGATGTGTATATACTATATGTGGTATGCAGTTGCTTAAAAAGTATCCACTTAGCCtacttgactttttgcacattttgttatctcacaaaataatttctaaatgtatttatttggaGTTTTTTGTATGAGCTCTGTGCTCACACTAGAAATTCATTACAAAACATGAAATTCAAAGAACAGAAATGGAAGGAATGCAAACCAGTTGTAAAAGACATATTTTCCCCAGTGTTAACAGGATCATACACAAGGATAAAAGAAATCTTTAGGTTGTGCCAACCAGTGTTAACAACAATAAAGTTGTCATATAGGCTCCATGCAAAGGTTATATGTATTGGTGGTCTCCAATGAAACAATCAAGATGGTTGGGTACATATATAGTCTTTATTTTCCAAATATACATTAGCCTCATGTCATTAGTCGCAATATGATATGTATCGTTCAGGAAAAGGCACATCATAAAGCTATTCCTTCTTTGAACATAGTTCTGGCAGTGCAGACATCAGCTGGACAATACTTGTGCCTGTGGCTCAGGAATGGCAGTCACTTCTATAAAGTCAATATTTCCAAAGTTattttgtggttttgttttttttttatcattagcATATAAATTTACTTTACAATTTACCCAGTTGCCATTTTAAAGAGAATAACAGATGAAGTCCCACCACCAATATGGGATATCAGATATTAGGTTGTTCACAAAGGCACAAAGCATatcaataaatattttgtacataatctgacaataacaaaataatatttcatttcatttgtacaGAGCAAATATAAAATGATaggaaaatacacacataaacctTATAAACCTTCATACATGGTTTGAATGCTCATACCTCCATGAGCCACACAAGTAGGCTACattcactgtaaacaaaacaaatacagtcCTTCAGTATATTATTTACAAAGCATTAGACTATTTACACCCTACATTATGCAACATTGTATTATCATTAATTAATAGTGCGCCATGTGCTAATGTAGGCTGAAAACCTCCTACATAAGATTTGGAACTGGAATCACATTTTCCACCATATGTGACAGAGATGTgatttgtatgcgtgtgtctaGACAGGAAACAATAGGAATTTGACTTTTCAAGACCAGATATGTGTCATGTGGTGATTTTTTTAATTCCAATTGGCAATGAAAATAAGACCAAAGAGAACTGAGTTTTCAGGAGTCATCTATCTTTATCTTTGCTGTCATTTCCATAAGTTTCATGAACGGTGTGTAGATTTTAGATGGACTTGATCTCGCTCGAGACGACGACGGGGACGGAGTGAATTCCTCCAGACTGGGGCGCGTGTCTGCGCTCGGCGCTACGACAGACCCGTCTGTGCTGGACTGGACTGGGCTCACGGGTTCAGATTCAGACGACTGTGGGCTTGTTAGTGTTCCTCTGGACGTCGGGGGGCTGGACTGCAGAAACCGGCTGTACTGAACAGGAGTGTACCTCAGTAAACTGGACTCCAGTCTGCTGGGAGGTGGGGTACCTGGTTTGAACGTCCTTGGTTGGGTTGGGGTTGTCAGGTAATGGGTTGGATGTTGCATGAGTTGAGATTGAGCTGGCTCAGACTGAACAGTAGGTTCGACATCATACCTTTGCACTTCACTTCTGTGGGCGCACAgtcagacagcagagtgagaagCAGCCTCAAGAGGGAGTGCCACACAACCAAAAGGTACTAAATGTGGTTTCATTAACATAGGGCTTTTTACCTGGGGAGCAGATCACAGCCTACTCCTATGTCCCTGGTGTGCAAAACCTCTCTTGGCCTATTCTGTGTGGACATAAAATACTTCAGCTTGTCTTCTAATTCATTATTCtaggagggaaaaggaaaacaggaaacaaCAGCGTCAGGTCAGATCCATGCAGAAGACTGAGGTCGCTTCAAGTATGAAAGTGAATTGATAGATATAGTGAAATGGCACAAAGAAATGACACGCATGCAGTCATCTATAGCCATAGatcaccacaccacaccacaatAATCACATAAGGCAAGCAGTGAAGCATCGTCATCGTCTTACCTCACACTCCACTATAGCAATTCTGTCCAGAAGCTCTGAGATGAACATATCCTTCTGCGCAACTTGAGCTCGAAGTGATTGAACCTTCACaagttcaacaaaaaaaaaaattaatagaAAGCAATGATTATGTGTTTACAGTCTGACCTTGTCTCTGGTCTGATCTTATAGGGACAGTTGGTAAAGATGAGCCAAAGAGGCTGTGAAAGATCAAAGTGATGAACTATTATTCAGtgcacagaaaacaaaatttcaGAAGCAACTGTTCAGAAAAACTGTTGATTTCTATTGTGTTTTTTGAAACATGGTTGTCATGATTATTGACACCTTTTGTTGCAAAGTCTTCCTATTAGCTTATTCTTTGCTAAAATTTCAATTTTCTTCAGTACAACACTTCATGTATAGCCCTGCTAGATCATGATAGATCATTACATGGAATATAAGCAATAACTGTGGTCTGCATGCAGGTATAGGTTTTGTGCAGCCAATAAATCCAAAGGACTAAGTGACCCTCATTCCAGTTGAGGAGCCTTTTGAGTTGGAATAGGTCAGGACTTATTTACAGTAATTCACTCAACCCTTTGTTGATTTAGGATCAGATTAGGCTTTTATGTGCACTAAAAGCATCCATACACGAGATGGCAAACAAACTTTAGGCCTCCCACAACTTCAACTCTCTGTATGTATCTAATCCCCACCCATTATCAAAACATCAGCTGGGAACAGGAGACTTAAAAGTGCATGACTGAGCTGTaccaacagaaaaataaatgctCCTAACCTCCTCGATCATTCCTTTAACCTTCCTCTGCTGGCAGAACACCATGTCATTCAGGTGCTTGATTCTCTCACGGAGATCCACTGCTTCCCCTTCCAGCTGTTTAGACCTAAGGGAAGACCAGTAGTCAGTTCGCCCCATGTATAAACTAATTACACTGCTGTTTGCACTCTACTTCCACTGGAATCAAACAACTGCTTATGTTTGTGTATCTGGATATTAATTTTCTACCTCCTGGCCACAGTTGTATCAGTTATGTCTGTGAGCTCCATCAAGCGGAGACGTTGTTCACACTCCTGCAGTTTCTTTAGGAGTTGACTCTTTTcctatgcaaaaaaaaagaaaaaagaaaatgtctttattttctgcAAAAAGACATGCTGTATGAATTTTTGAATAGCTTTCCTCTTAAATGTTATAACTTGATGTTTTCCCCCATGTTACAACATAATTAGCACTACATAATAGTCAACTTGTAATTTAAAATTCAGCCTTTGCCTTACTTGTCCCATACAGTCCAGAAGACGCTCCACCTCACTGATCCTCTGGTCCCTCTCAGCAATCTGGGCCGCTGCAATCTTAGCATTCCTCTCCGCTTCCTCTAGCCGCCTTATATACTCATCAAGTTGGGCCTGGGTGAAGAGAAATACGGTTCGGTTAGGATATGGAATTGGTTTTGCAACTCAAATGATCAAGAATTTAGTTATTTATCTCCATTTCTGGTTGTCAGTTGCACAGGTTTTTACATTAGAGGGAAACTCACTGCATTATCATCTTTgtaaaatgtctcaaaatgaaaatcttttgagatatttcatgttttttatcaACCTATCTTGAGTAATCCTGACACATCTATAATCTAATAAGTCTTTATTTCTATTGGCATTTAATAAATATGCAATGTGCAGCAGCTAAGCGTCATGGATAAGGACTGAGGAATGTAGACCTGCAGGTTTTCAATCTCCTCCCTGTGTTTCCGGTGCTCCTCCAGCAGCCTCTCCTCATACTGCCTCTGCAGCCTGGTTGTGATCTCCTGCACCGCCTGGCTGCTGGCCTCCTGCGACGACTCCACCTGCACAAtccacagcacagcacaaaGTCTTACAGTGCCCAGCTGATTATCCCATATTGAtggtagaagaagaagatgcaGATGCAGCGGATACCTTATTGCAAAGAGATGATCTGTTACATTTATCAAATCTACTGGATGAAAATTATGCTTTATTCTATCATCCCTCATATCTCCCGTTTGTTTAAAATAAGTGTTATTCTTGCAGTCCTGGAAAGTGGCAGGTTTTTTTCTCATCACTTGGATGGAAGTGGAGATCAGTGTTCAGAACTTTCTGAGACTGTTCGGATAATCAAGAAAGTTAGAGAGTGAGATCAAATTTAACCTATAGTTTTAACCTAGAGGAGGCAGAGATGATGAAACTGATCAGACATAGTGAGAAGCTAATATTTATGTTAGGTCTTGAGGGCGTTAGTTTGAAGTTATGTAATATAAAAAAATCAGAGCTATGAGATGAGAAGCTATGTAAAGCTTTCTCCTCTTATTGTTTGTTCAATAAGTGTCATGCAGTCACAGCGTGCATCATAAATTCTCTGCTGGCTGCATCACAGCTTGTCCCTCTCTGCCTTCATGCACTCATCAAACACTGTTATGCAATCGGCCATTTTAGCACCCACTTGTCTTGGCAGCTGGTTCACCAGTATTAGAAACACATTATCTCGTCACTTGTGTCAGagtaggtgtgtgagtgtgtgtgtgtgtgtgtgtgtgtgtgtgtgtgtgtgtgtgagagagagagagagagagagagagagagagtgagtttcggttgtgtatgtgtacgtgagagtgagtgtgtctatatgtgtgtgtacaggcgcTTGCGTTCATGTCCAGGATTACCTGTCGTTTCAAAGTTTGGTTTTCAGCTTGAGCAGCAGCCaactgcctctccctctctttcagtttttcttctgttttctcacAGGTGCTCCGCAATCTCTTCACCTCATCCCTCATGTCCACTCTGTTCTGACAGTTCTCCAGAAGGGATTTCTGCGAAGGAAACTACTTTTATTCATCACACCAAGCCACGCCGTAATGGCACACAGCTGTCATGAAGCAGGCCTTCTGAGTTCAGTGACATTGATTGGTTACCTGCAGGCCGATGTTAGCAGATATAAGGGAGCTGTTCATCTGATCAAAGCTGTCCATGGCTGCGGTCCGAATCTTCACTTCTGTCTCCAGACTCCGCCGATGTGAATTGGCAGTCTGCAGAAACACATGGCACACTGCATTTTCATATCTATTCACAGCTTACAATTCATGGATTAGAAGTGGATGAAGGAGTTCTGAGCAACTAGCACCCAGTCACATGGTACTGCGTATGTCATTACCCTGATTTCTTGTGACAGCTTCTGCATTGACTGCTGCATTCCTCCGAACTGTCCGTACATCCGCTCTCTGACCTTCTCCAGAGAATCTCGCACCTTTTGCGATACAGAGAACATACAAATAAATTATCTGTCTATTCATCCACAGAGCAGAGCAAATCCATACATGCGAGTCTTGCGCAGGTGAGTTGGTGCTAAGACACTGAGTACAACTGGCAGGTGAACCGAAGGCCCTGCTGCTCGTTTATCTCCACAATCAGCTTCAACGTCACTCGTCCCGTCAGTCTCCACTCACCTCCCTGATGTACCTCATCTCATCCTGAAGGTGATTGACCGACCACTCGCGCgccatcacttcctgctgtctaTCCGAGCTCGTCCTCTGCACCACACCATACACCTTGGGCCCATGGTGCTGCGGCGAGGTCTCTGGCACCCCATTGGTTATGGCTCCGAGGTGCTGAGGGAGACAGGATCGCCCAGGTCAGGTTTCTGTAGCCACCCTCCACTGGGGCTGTCTGACGCTgtcattgtgtttgtgtatttgtgcgcctgtgtgtgcacgtgcatgcatgCGCTTGCAGGTGTgcgtagtgtatgtgtgtgagtgtgtggactCGTGCACACACTTGCATATGTGCGCTTGCTGAGGTATTTCCAGCTCTGCTGCTGAGCACTCAAAACAGGAGGTTGGGAACTAgcaactaaaaaaaaagtgcagggTGCATTGAGGGTGTCATGTTTCTGCAACCTAGTACAGGAGCTGCTGCCGCTGTCTGCCTATTGTACCTCTCTCTACCAGGCACGCAATGAAAACAGATGCACACCAGCACAGGAGTAGTGTAGCACTTCAAACAAGGCAATAACAAAGTAAATGACAATAAAATCGATGTGTACAGATAAAATACAGTATTGTATTAATTTCTAGAAATATTTCAATGCTGTACCACAGGAAGCAAATATTTACTCTGGAAAGTAGGAAAGAACAATGAATTCCGGATATTTGTGATCTCTTATCTTACATATCATCTTATCTGTTTTCTGCATTGTCAAACAactcagagaaaaaaatatttcctgACCCCTTTGTTATGACTGCACCTCTGAAGTTGCCTTCTATAAACTAAAAAGAGACAATAGAGACATGAAGCCTGTTATATTCATCTACAAGCATCTGTATATGTTGAATATCCAGTACTGTAAAAATGGCTGAATACATTATTAATGATAGCATGAAAGCGGATGCATGCACAGACAATGTGGTTTACCacaaattcagaaaaaacaCCAGTGTAACACCTGCTAAAGCACGGCCAGTATCCTTCATTGTGTCATAGCTATCATTCATGCGGTGGATGCGGCTGTCTACCTGGTCAGGTGACTCCCTGCCAGCTGGCCTTTCTCTCTGGATCAGcccatttttcttcttccatgTCCCATTGACAACCTTGTCATCCTGTAGAGGAAAACAAATACTCAGGATTATTGTTGTGGATGATTTTCCTCATTCCAGGTCTAGGGGCTGCAAGGTTCAGATGAAAATGTTGATAACTGTTCTTTTGTGAAAACATTCCACAGTACTGGAAACTTATTAACAAAGTTTATGTGGCAACGACTTACTCTAGCCTCTCATTGTTTTCCCTTTATGCAGCAACATGCACAAACTgtttcatctcttctcctcatctctctttgaACAACATCACAAATGCAAGCAAACAACATTCTGGCCAACTAGATTTGGATTTTGCCTTTAAATGTCTTCCTCAACATGGTAGTCTCAGTCCCCTTAAGTCACTCCATAGGTAACAACAGTCACTCAAGGTGGTTAGTTGGGTTCAACCATGTGTCCTACGTCAACAGGCACCAGTGGTGCAGGTGGCATTCATGCTATCGAGGACTTGGCTTCAAACCaattttaaaagcaaaaattaaacaaagatagatagatagatagatagatagatagatagatagatagatagatagatagataggtagatagatagatagatgttaaagtcaagccacTCAATGCAGAAAACATCTGAGATATCTTGCTAGCAGTCTTtaaaacaggagaggaaagatgTTCAAAGATAATTTCTGATGTCTTCTTTTGGAGGAGAATATAGCTTCTCCTCTAAATAAACATGAAGCTCAGCCAGGACCTCTTGCCTAGAGAAAGAGGCGTCAGCCCCCCATCCAGCAGAGATAAGAGTGAGGAGGAACTTGAACAATGACGCCAGTGTTGTCTCTTGGACAAAGCAGAGCTTCACATTTCTACACCACTTAATCTACAGAGGACATGCTGTTGAGAAATGGCGAGGGCCTTCTAATAGGCGGATGTGAATTCCAACAGATGGGAGGGAAGAATAGCCATCATTATGTTTTAACAACACTAGGCCTGCTGCTCCGAGAGCTCaatataacaatgctgtagtctATTCAACTTTGAATTTTATATCACCAATATTTGACTATGCTGGTAGACAATGTTTACCTGGTTTTGTAGCTGAAACTACAGCCATGTAATTTTGAGGAAGGAACTATGTGTGCAGCGCAtacagttttttgtttgtttgggatttttttgcCCGGAGGAGCTTGACCTGCTCAGAGAGGTCACTGACTACTGGAATTATGTAATCatgtaaaaacagaaaaaacactcaAAGAGGCCACTAACATGTAATCTGTCAATGCAGTGTCAACATTTTACCACGTCATTTCTAGCTTTGCCACATGGTCTGACCTGACTGAAGGACTTGACTCCTAATCTTTGGGATTAGATCCTTATTTGCTTCCcttaggacacacacacgcgtggaAGTTGTGTTTCAAAACAAAGACCCTCAGCCCATTGGACTGAATCACGCTTTGAAGAGACTTTCTTTTGACTGCAGCCATTGTAGTAATGAAATCCAATGCTGTAGGCATACAAACTTTTATATATGTAACAACTCTGTGTCTTGGCTCCCTGTATGTCTCATGGTGCGGATGCATTACATCTCATCTAGGCCATAGTCACTGGCAGGACTGTGTCCCACGATGTGTCAGGTTGCAAGACACGCCCTTTTTAATTTTATGGTGGATAACCACTTTTCCCATCgtctttactgaagcataatatatCTCAGGCATGGGAAGTTGTGGTCATTTCCTTCCTCATACATTAATAACCCTGTCTTGCCTTTTTcctgtttctttttcatctttcattaCAAAGTCCCAAACATTCAAAACTGTGCACATAATACGGGAGTGACCTATATTTTACATTCCACTAAAGATTACATCTGAGTTcaaccactgagcagctcccacAGAAATTTGTCTAAGCACATTGGCTTAAAAAgg is a genomic window of Centroberyx gerrardi isolate f3 chromosome 1, fCenGer3.hap1.cur.20231027, whole genome shotgun sequence containing:
- the myzap gene encoding myocardial zonula adherens protein isoform X3 — its product is MLRYGSAGTVSTTTTEDSPESQRRIRRLRLTLHAGENGKKEPKNTNADTDDKVVNGTWKKKNGLIQRERPAGRESPDQHLGAITNGVPETSPQHHGPKVYGVVQRTSSDRQQEVMAREWSVNHLQDEMRYIREVRDSLEKVRERMYGQFGGMQQSMQKLSQEIRTANSHRRSLETEVKIRTAAMDSFDQMNSSLISANIGLQFPSQKSLLENCQNRVDMRDEVKRLRSTCEKTEEKLKERERQLAAAQAENQTLKRQVESSQEASSQAVQEITTRLQRQYEERLLEEHRKHREEIENLQAQLDEYIRRLEEAERNAKIAAAQIAERDQRISEVERLLDCMGQEKSQLLKKLQECEQRLRLMELTDITDTTVARRSKQLEGEAVDLRERIKHLNDMVFCQQRKVKGMIEEVQSLRAQVAQKDMFISELLDRIAIVECENRPREVLHTRDIGVGCDLLPRSEVQRYDVEPTVQSEPAQSQLMQHPTHYLTTPTQPRTFKPGTPPPSRLESSLLRYTPVQYSRFLQSSPPTSRGTLTSPQSSESEPVSPVQSSTDGSVVAPSADTRPSLEEFTPSPSSSRARSSPSKIYTPFMKLMEMTAKIKIDDS
- the myzap gene encoding myocardial zonula adherens protein isoform X1 — translated: MLRYGSAGTVSTTTTEDSPESQRRIRRLRLTLHAGENGKKEPKNTNADTDDKVVNGTWKKKNGLIQRERPAGRESPDQHLGAITNGVPETSPQHHGPKVYGVVQRTSSDRQQEVMAREWSVNHLQDEMRYIREVRDSLEKVRERMYGQFGGMQQSMQKLSQEIRTANSHRRSLETEVKIRTAAMDSFDQMNSSLISANIGLQFPSQKSLLENCQNRVDMRDEVKRLRSTCEKTEEKLKERERQLAAAQAENQTLKRQVESSQEASSQAVQEITTRLQRQYEERLLEEHRKHREEIENLQAQLDEYIRRLEEAERNAKIAAAQIAERDQRISEVERLLDCMGQEKSQLLKKLQECEQRLRLMELTDITDTTVARRSKQLEGEAVDLRERIKHLNDMVFCQQRKVKGMIEEVQSLRAQVAQKDMFISELLDRIAIVECENNELEDKLKYFMSTQNRPREVLHTRDIGVGCDLLPRSEVQRYDVEPTVQSEPAQSQLMQHPTHYLTTPTQPRTFKPGTPPPSRLESSLLRYTPVQYSRFLQSSPPTSRGTLTSPQSSESEPVSPVQSSTDGSVVAPSADTRPSLEEFTPSPSSSRARSSPSKIYTPFMKLMEMTAKIKIDDS
- the myzap gene encoding myocardial zonula adherens protein isoform X2 codes for the protein MLRYGSAGTVSTTTTEDSPESQRRIRRLRLTLHAGENGKKEPKNTNADTDDKVVNGTWKKKNGLIQRERPAGRESPDQHLGAITNGVPETSPQHHGPKVYGVVQRTSSDRQQEVMAREWSVNHLQDEMRYIREVRDSLEKVRERMYGQFGGMQQSMQKLSQEIRTANSHRRSLETEVKIRTAAMDSFDQMNSSLISANIGLQKSLLENCQNRVDMRDEVKRLRSTCEKTEEKLKERERQLAAAQAENQTLKRQVESSQEASSQAVQEITTRLQRQYEERLLEEHRKHREEIENLQAQLDEYIRRLEEAERNAKIAAAQIAERDQRISEVERLLDCMGQEKSQLLKKLQECEQRLRLMELTDITDTTVARRSKQLEGEAVDLRERIKHLNDMVFCQQRKVKGMIEEVQSLRAQVAQKDMFISELLDRIAIVECENNELEDKLKYFMSTQNRPREVLHTRDIGVGCDLLPRSEVQRYDVEPTVQSEPAQSQLMQHPTHYLTTPTQPRTFKPGTPPPSRLESSLLRYTPVQYSRFLQSSPPTSRGTLTSPQSSESEPVSPVQSSTDGSVVAPSADTRPSLEEFTPSPSSSRARSSPSKIYTPFMKLMEMTAKIKIDDS